Within the Aspergillus luchuensis IFO 4308 DNA, chromosome 5, nearly complete sequence genome, the region ATTTGGGACTACTGTATTGTACTACGTTTTAGTCTACCGTACTGCTGAACCGAACTTTCTTTCTAGACATAGCCTAAGCCATGTCACTATACGCATTCTGCAGTACAAAGTTCTACCGTCACGGTGTAGCCTAACTATATTTATCCCGAGAAAATATGGCTAATCACAGAAATAAACTCTAATTGGTCGGTTTGCTCTGTCACGTCGGGCCAACGTAATAACTCTTTGGCCAATGGGATTCTCCAGGTGAGGCAATCTACCATTGGCCGCCTTCGTGTAAAGTGGAGCCTGATTTACGGAAAGAAGTCGGTCCACCAGCAAACGCCCTCCGCCTTCACGTCCGCCCTCGGGTCTCTCATAAAGCCGCTCGCAGCCAAGCTGGAGTCCTGACGAAAAGTCCTTCAACAATcgcttttataaaaataggcAAAGTCGGCTTGATGATAACAAAGTACTCATCTGCTCTAAGAAATGGGCTGTCCCTGATCAAGCCTGATAAGTTCGTCTTACAAGCAGCAATATTCCGTTGCAAGCGAGCAATGTGTTCTCAAGCGCCTAACGTTCAATCCGAATcctgggaagaagagaggctCCCGTTCTATAGGCCAGAGCAATTTTATCCCGTGCATATCGGTGAATTACTGAATTCAAAATACCGGGTTGTGGGAAAACTTGGTTACGGCTCTTACTCTACTGTATGGCTATGTCATGAAAAGAGGTACGTTCCGGCTTTTGCTTTTCGTGATGATGCCCAGTACTAACCTGGATCTGTGAAGTGAAAAAAAATACGTGGCTGTTAAAGTCTTGACCAATAGTCTTCCAGAGCGAACTCTATCTGGAGAGTTGGGCATCTATGAACACTTGAGCAATCTGAAGACGTCCCATACCGGAAGTGCCTATATTCGCGGCTTGTATGATACTTTCGACCTTTTAGGTCAGGACGGCATCCATCGATGTTTGGTGCAACCACCAATGCATATGTCCTTACATGAGCTCCGAATGCGTTCTACGTCCCAGAGACTTGACGAGTTTTTATTCAAACAAACCTTGCTATGTATCCTACGGGCTCTTGATTTCCTTCATAGGGAAGCGAATGTTGTTCATACCGGTATGTCCTCCATTACAGCTGATAGGCGGGAATATTTCTTAGAGATGACTTATGGCGTTATAGACATCAAAGCTACGAACATCATGCTTAGCATCGATGATAAATCGATACTAGAAGACTTTGAAAAAGCCGAGCAACAAAGCCCAAGTCCAAAGAAagttgtggatgagaacCGTACAATATACACTTCACGAAGACTGCGCCTACCTAATGACAATTTATGGGGTCAGCCAGTCCTCTGTGACCTTGGACAGGCCAGGATCGGACATGCTCACAGGGGATTGATCCAGCCCGATATTTATAGGGCCCCCGAGGTACTTTTTGACATGGGATGGGGTCATAGTGCTGATATCTGGAACCTTGGAGTCATGGTAAGCAGATATAATACCAATGAAGTATGGTTACTAACTCCCCGCAGGCGTGGGATATTTTTGAAGGGAGACATTTATTCAGTGCGCTTGATGAAGACCAGGAATACTCGCCGTCCCACCACGTAGCTGAGATGGTGGCTTTTCTTGGGCTGCCGCCGTTGTCCTTCATCCAGCGAAGTGAAGAAACTCGCCATGTATTTTCAGAGAAAGGTCCTTCTCACTTTCTTCTTTAGCTGATCAAGCTAATGATTTCATAGGCGAATGGCTAGGCGCGGGCGGTGTCACCATTCCGGATACTTCCCTTGAGAGATTAGAGGAGTATCTCAGCGGAAACGGCCAGCAATCTTTCCTACAGTTCATACGATCGATGTTGCAATGGATCCCTGGGAACAGAAAGACAGCAAAGGAGCTATTGAATGACTCTTGGCTTAATTCGTAGTCACGGATTTCAATCCAGATTTGGAAAACTATGTTCTGACTTACGACATATGAGTTTATTGCGCTTATTAAATCTAACCTGCAACGATCCAAGAAGATCGTATTTATCCCCCTTatgttcttttttctacAGTAACGTAGCAGCTAAACTGGTCCATAGAGGCTGCCGGGTTCATTCAGGCCTAGAGCCAAGAAGATGCCCAAAGGTTCGTTTTTGGGATGATGGCTGTATGCAGAGAGCTTGGCTTACCCCCGATAAGACCTTGTAGCTGTGGGGCGACCAAGAGCCGATTCCGGAAACATTAGGCCGAGGCAGGTGACCTCAATTGTAGGTAGTGTAGAATATTGCAGTCCACAAAGCTCACACGAGCTGGCTGTTTTAGATGAGCATTCTTGCGGAGACCACCTATAATTGCCTCCTGTACTCCCATGAGCAATCCATGAGCAATCCATGAGCAATACATGAGTGTCCATAAGTGCTCCGTGATCAATAACTGAGGAATTCATGAGTAATCCAAGAGCAATCCAAGACTGGGCGAAACAATAGATGGAAGCAAGCAGAATGATCTTTGGGTCTCGCTCCCTGGTATCGTCGGAACTTTGTGATCCTTTGGTGCTTAGGTAAATTCTTTCTATAACTGATTATCACGTTCAGAAGACTGAATGGAACCCACTAGCTCTCATCGCAGTATGTAGAAAAGAATAGATGGTAAAGCCAATTTCTGGAAGTCTGTATCACTATGCATACTTCTACGTCATGTTTGCACAAGTAAAGTGGGTGTAATATTTGTCTTAGTCTATTCCTATAGTATTTAAGGTGCATTCAAACGGCCAAGGATGGAAATCTGCTAGGACATGTGGTATGAATATGTTATTGTTGAGTCACAGCACGTCTTGCTACTCTCTTCCCGGAGTCCGGATAAAAGGATTGAGGTCATATAAACTCAAAGGAAATCTGAATTCCGGCTTCCTGGATCTGAGCCAATAGAATGATCGCAGCCAGCACGCTGGTACATAGGCAACAAAGATGGTCATGGTAAATGgagtatatagataattatctTGATATCCATGTTCCAGGATCTGAGTAGTCTAGATATCTGCTAATCCTCCTTTGGCGGTTATTGCTTTCGTAACAACCCATTGAAATACCATGCTCTATAAACTCAGATTCTGAAGCCTAAAACCTCAATATATTGTATTCACTACACTTCATCTCGATTCGAGTCCAGCAACTCTCAGTTTCTCGCTGACATAGGTCAGCAACAAAACCACAGCGCCCGCATGTTAAGTGGCACTGGACTTGGGTCTTTCACCCTCTTCTGTTCATACTGTAATTTCAAAAGATAAATTGGGAGGCGAAGGCGTTATGCCTCCAGAAtgcggagagggagatgagtACGGGCGTGGGGCGGATCCCGGAGACGCGTCAAACACGGGAGTGGAAATACCGGGCGCACCGTCAACGACTCGGCACTCGACACGAACAGTGACAAGACCAATTCATTATGGTCAAGACCaggaaagagaagcagcCGAGAGAACCTCCAGGAAAAACTCCAAAACCGGGAAAGCAAAGGAATTGGACCCGGGAAGCGTACAGGATTTGCTACGCGGATTGTGGGAAGCCAACAACGCGCTCCAACAACAGGTAACGAAGCTCCAGATCCACCTTGAGCGACGTGACGAGGAGTTCCAGAAACGTGAAATCGAACATCAAAAGGCGATTATAACCCTTCAGCTACATCTCAAGGAAGTCCAACAAGAAATACGAACAACCCGACAGGAGACACGAGAGCTCAAGGCTTCGATCATCAGTACTCAACAGGAATATACCGAAGAAACCAAGCAAGAGGTCACGACGCTGCGGAAAGAGATCGCTGAACTGTCTAGTGCAGTTCGGTCCCGCAATGGAATCACCTCCCATCCCACAACAGAAGGAACTGAATCCACAGGAAGAAGCTGGGCCTCGGTGGTGACGCCAGCATCGAACTCATCAACAGCTCGAAGCACCCGCGTGGGCCTAACCCTACCTATGGTCCGAATCGACACCCGCCAAGCCTCGCCCCAAATCAAAGACATCCTCCAAGACCCAACCCGACTGCAACAAACAATCAGTACACACCTACGAGCACACGACCAAACTAAGAACATCCAGATCGAAGGAATCAAATTAGCACCAAGGAACCTTGTTAAAATCTTTACAAATAAAGACGAAAGTTCAGCGCTCCTTCGAGCACACCAGGAATGGCTTCAGGCCCTCCCCGGCGTGAGGTTGTGTGGCGAACCCTGGTTCCCAGTGAAACTGGATGAAGTGAGGAAAGCCGATGTATATGACAGCGTGGGCAAAGAGAACCCGACATTCAGGACTCAGTTCGCAGAGGAAAACAACGATACACAAATCAGAATGATTCGGTGGCTCAGTGGCCCCAAATCGTACGGATCGATGGTAATCTACGTGACCAAAGAAACCGATGCCCTTCGACTACTAGAACGAAAAATCACACACATCCGAGGTGAAGCAGTTTTCACAGATGCCTACCGCTACCAGGAGCGACCCATTCGATGCCGAAAGTGCCAGGTATATGGGCATAAAGCGGCGCGTTGTCCAAACCATGCAGTATGTGCGCGATGTGCAGAACACCACATGACGGCAGATTGCGAAGCAACCAACACACGATGTGCAGCATGCCGGACGGA harbors:
- a CDS encoding uncharacterized protein (COG:T;~EggNog:ENOG410PV4K;~InterPro:IPR000719,IPR011009,IPR017441;~PFAM:PF00069;~go_function: GO:0004672 - protein kinase activity [Evidence IEA];~go_function: GO:0005524 - ATP binding [Evidence IEA];~go_process: GO:0006468 - protein phosphorylation [Evidence IEA]), which gives rise to MITKYSSALRNGLSLIKPDKFVLQAAIFRCKRAMCSQAPNVQSESWEEERLPFYRPEQFYPVHIGELLNSKYRVVGKLGYGSYSTVWLCHEKSEKKYVAVKVLTNSLPERTLSGELGIYEHLSNLKTSHTGSAYIRGLYDTFDLLGQDGIHRCLVQPPMHMSLHELRMRSTSQRLDEFLFKQTLLCILRALDFLHREANVVHTGMSSITADRREYFLEMTYGVIDIKATNIMLSIDDKSILEDFEKAEQQSPSPKKVVDENRTIYTSRRLRLPNDNLWGQPVLCDLGQARIGHAHRGLIQPDIYRAPEVLFDMGWGHSADIWNLGVMAWDIFEGRHLFSALDEDQEYSPSHHVAEMVAFLGLPPLSFIQRSEETRHVFSEKGEWLGAGGVTIPDTSLERLEEYLSGNGQQSFLQFIRSMLQWIPGNRKTAKELLNDSWLNS